The Pygocentrus nattereri isolate fPygNat1 chromosome 4, fPygNat1.pri, whole genome shotgun sequence genome includes a window with the following:
- the exoc8 gene encoding exocyst complex component 8, whose protein sequence is MAETGSRLRKQLESANFDPQNYVKQLSQQSDGDRDLQEHRQKIQSLADETAQNLKKNVYKNYRQFIETAKEISYLESEMYQLSHILTEQKSIMESITQALLSTDKDETAKEMLTAFPKETEEVKQRTLTTLLEKVEGCKNIMETPGRYLVYNGDLFEYDADNMSQIQKVHAFLMNDCLLIATWLANRRGTVKYKYSALYDLESFAVVNVKDNPPMKDMFKILMFPDSRIFQAENSKIKKEWLEILEETKKNKVAKEKHKKEEEVPTSPVRPEVSMNPFDEEEPLDSEELVDLSPEWIQELPEDLDVCIAQRDFEGAVDLLDKLNEFLKDQPVTPRVKELRGKVDERVRQLTEVLVFELSPDRSLRGGPKATRRAVSQLIRLGQSTKACELFLRNRAAAVHTAIRQLRIEGATLLYIQKLCNIFFTSLLETAREFETDFAGNTGCYSAFVVWSRSAMKMFVDAFSKQVFDSKESLSTAAECVKFASEHCRQLSEIGLDLTFIMQSLLVKDIKASLLSQKDIIIEATKHRNSEEMWRRMNLMTPEALAKLKDEMRSCGVGTFEQYTGDDCWVNLSYTVVAFTKQMMAFLEEGLKLYFPELHMVFLESLREIILVAVQHVDYSLRCEQESEKKAFILQNASFLHETVLPVVERRFEEGVGKPAKQLQDLRKSSRPVRVNPESTMSVV, encoded by the coding sequence ATGGCTGAGACTGGAAGCAGGCTGCGCAAGCAGCTGGAATCGGCCAACTTCGACCCTCAGAACTACGTGAAGCAGCTCTCTCAGCAGTCTGATGGAGACAGAGACCTGCAGGAACATCGGCAGAAGATCCAGAGCCTGGCCGACGAGACAGCCCAGAACCTGAAGAAGAACGTGTACAAGAACTACAGGCAGTTCATCGAGACTGCTAAGGAGATCTCCTACTTGGAGAGTGAGATGTACCAGCTGAGTCACATTCTGACGGAGCAGAAGAGCATCATGGAGAGCATCACCCAGGCCCTGCTGTCCACAGACAAAGACGAAACTGCCAAAGAAATGCTCACCGCCTTCCCCAAAGAGACGGAGGAGGTAAAACAGAGGACACTGACCACGCTGCTCGAGAAGGTGGAAGGGTGCAAGAACATCATGGAGACGCCCGGCAGGTATCTGGTCTATAACGGTGACCTGTTCGAATATGACGCTGACAACATGTCTCAGATCCAGAAGGTGCACGCCTTCCTCATGAACGACTGCCTGCTGATCGCCACGTGGCTGGCGAACAGACGCGGGACCGTCAAATACAAGTACAGTGCGCTGTATGACCTGGAGAGCTTTGCCGTCGTCAATGTGAAGGACAACCCTCCCATGAAGGACATGTTCAAGATCCTCATGTTCCCAGACAGCCGCATTTTTCAAGCGGAGAACAGCAAGATCAAGAAAGAGTGGCTGGAGATCCTGGAGGAGACCAAGAAAAACAAGGTGGCGAAGGAGAAGCacaagaaggaggaggaggtcCCTACGTCACCGGTCAGGCCAGAGGTCTCCATGAACCCCTTCGATGAGGAGGAACCTTTAGATTCAGAGGAGCTGGTCGACCTGAGTCCAGAGTGGATCCAGGAGCTTCCGGAGGACCTTGACGTCTGCATAGCCCAGCGAGACTTTGAGGGCGCTGTGGACCTCCTTGATAAGCTGAATGAGTTCCTGAAGGACCAGCCAGTGACTCCGCGGGTCAAAGAGCTCAGAGGTAAAGTGGACGAGCGCGTCCGGCAGCTGACGGAAGTCCTGGTGTTTGAGCTTTCCCCGGACAGGTCGTTACGCGGGGGTCCCAAAGCGACCCGCCGGGCCGTCTCCCAGCTAATCCGGCTGGGCCAGTCCACCAAGGCCTGCGAGCTGTTCCTGAGGAACCGTGCGGCTGCGGTGCACACGGCCATCCGGCAGCTCCGCATCGAGGGTGCCACGCTGCTTTACATCCAGAAGCTCTGCAACATTTTCTTCACTAGCCTGCTGGAGACGGCCCGCGAGTTCGAGACAGACTTCGCAGGCAACACGGGCTGCTACTCGGCCTTTGTCGTGTGGTCCCGCTCGGCCATGAAGATGTTCGTGGACGCCTTCAGCAAGCAGGTGTTCGACAGCAAGGAGAGCCTGTCCACAGCAGCTGAATGCGTCAAGTTTGCCAGCGAGCATTGCCGGCAGCTCAGCGAGATTGGCCTGGACCTCACCTTCATTATGCAGTCACTGCTGGTCAAGGACATCAAGGCCTCCCTTCTGAGCCAGAAAGACATCATCATCGAGGCCACCAAGCACCGTAACTCggaggagatgtggaggagaaTGAACCTGATGACCCCCGAGGCTCTGGCCAAGCTCAAGGACGAAATGCGGAGCTGCGGAGTCGGCACCTTCGAACAGTACACCGGCGACGACTGCTGGGTCAACCTCAGCTACACTGTCGTGGCCTTCACCAAGCAGATGATGGCCTTTCTGGAGGAAGGTCTCAAACTCTACTTCCCCGAGCTGCACATGGTGTTCCTCGAGAGCCTGAGGGAGATCATCCTGGTGGCCGTGCAGCACGTGGACTACAGCCTGCGCTGCGAGCAGGAGTCCGAAAAGAAGGCCTTCATCCTGCAGAACGCCTCCTTCCTGCACGAGACCGTGCTCCCTGTGGTGGAGAGGAGGTTTGAGGAAGGCGTGGGCAAACCAGCCAAGCAGCTGCAGGACCTGAGGAAAAGCTCCCGGCCGGTCCGCGTCAACCCGGAGAGCACCATGTCCGTGGTGTGA
- the fam89a gene encoding sprT-like domain-containing protein Spartan, whose product MNGKSSSGTPACIEGLPPLPKSLSGLLNSSGGSWRDMERVYVKKTMIQDDLSRGRANTDGLLANKPANLDAALALLRKEMVGLRQQDMSLLCQLWSLHESIQEYKGSCQDLSAGSSADGPYGMENGYFDEDDEYYTESGVTPTETPDGAELSPQNGTAQGKWLHDSLHVTI is encoded by the exons ATGAACGGGAAATCATCGAGCGGAACGCCGGCCTGTATCGAGGGTCTCCCCCCGCTTCCGAAGAGCCTGAGCGGCTTGCTGAACTCGAGCGGCGGCTCCTGGAGGGACATGGAGCGGGTGTACGTGAAGAAGACCATGATCCAGGACGACCTGAGCCGCGGCAGGGCCAACACCGACGGCCTGCTGGCCAACAAACCGGCCAACCTCGACGCTGCCCTGGCACTCCTCAGGAAGGAAATG GTGGGTTTGCGGCAGCAGGACATGTCTCTGCTCTGCCAGCTCTGGTCCCTCCATGAGTCCATCCAGGAATATAAGGGCAGCTGCCAGGACCTTTCTGCCGGTTCCAGCGCCGACGGCCCATACGGGATGGAGAACGGCTACTTCGACGAAGACGACGAGTACTACACGGAGTCCGGAGTGACCCCCACCGAGACGCCAGATGGGGCCGAACTGTCGCCCCAGAACGGAACGGCCCAGGGCAAGTGGCTGCACGACTCCCTCCACGTCACGATATGA
- the LOC108441124 gene encoding sprT-like domain-containing protein Spartan, with protein sequence MEDEDFILALQLQEQFNNEALAPSWAEDNDGFPFSKKRRVDSSDWTPVRPQAPMSIVDERWEMLDPSPDVRAMFLQFNDMFFWGKLSGVEVRWSPRMTLCAGVCSYEGRGGLCSIRLSEPLLKLRPRKDLVETLLHEMIHALLFVTQNNRDRDGHGPEFCKHMNRINGASGTNITIYHSFHDEVDVYRQHWWRCDGPCQNRKPFLGYVKRAMNRAPSARDPWWEDHRRTCGGTFTKIKEPENYGKKGKNEEKKDKIASKKTASKIAPASNTAGSGSQDIRNIIPFSGRGFVLGGSSQPSASMQKPPSQSPPPSQRTPEEPAKTSSINIETQSSPIHLDRRISTSSATVLPKRSVSNTKAFININGSPVRITRDNSSLMRPKQRTVQDLFQARSLSSPEKAASTSSATKAVTSSIASNQLSRIPALGSALDHKPLGQPSLCTDCTKTNLFNKSSSNNPVGSKPASAGPLLSKYFGSPKNSTAGTPGSSVKPESSSSSLTANSKHFGSPVKLGSHVPASTSRPFGSPHKSGTAAPGGRKRLRDDRNSAHIFDFFQREVRQSSASASSSERREEGRSAAGTAGSAPHSSSAPSAVAVHCPVCQSQVLESQINEHLDSCLK encoded by the exons ATGGAAGACGAAGACTTCATCCTCGCCCTGCAGCTGCAGGAGCAGTTCAATAACGAAGCCCTGGCTCCTTCATGGGCCGAAGACAACGATGGCTTCCCTTTCAGTAAGAAACGAAGGGTTGATTCCTCGGACTGGACCCCTGTCCGTCCTCAGGCCCCCATGTCCATAGTGGATGAGAGGTGGGAGATGCTGGACCCCAGTCCAGATGTACGGGCCATGTTCCTGCAGTTCAACGACATGTTCTTCTGGGGGAAACTCAGCGGGGTCGAGGTCAGGTGGAGCCCACGAATGACACT GTGTGCTGGAGTGTGCTCTTATGAAGGGAGAGGTGGTTTGTGCTCAATCCGTCTCAGCGAACCTCTTCTGAAACTCCGACCTCGAAAAGACCTGGTGGAG ACTCTTCTTCATGAGATGATCCACGCTCTCCTGTTTGTGACCCAGAACAACAGAGACCGGGACGGTCATGGGCCGGAATTCTGCAAACACATGAACCGAATAAATGGCGCCAGCGGAACCAACATCACT ATTTACCACTCCTTCCATGATGAGGTGGATGTTTACCGGCAGCACTGGTGGCGTTGCGATGGACCGTGTCAGAACCGCAAGCCGTTCCTCGGTTACGTGAAACGAGCGATGAACCGAGCCCCTTCAGCCAGAGACCCATGGTGGGAGGACCATCGGAGAACCTGTGGAGGAACGTTCACTAAGATCAAAGAGCCAGAAAATTATGGGAAAAAGGGCAAGAACGAGGAGAAGAAGGACAAGATCGCATCCAAGAAGACTGCAAGCAAAATCGCACCAGCCAGCAACACCGCAG gTTCTGGTTCTCAGGATATCAGGAATATCATTCCTTTCAGTGGCAGGGGTTTTGTTCTTGGAGGGAGCTCACAGCCATCAGCATCCATGCAGAAGCCACCCAGCCAAAGTCCCCCTCCCTCACAGAGAACACCAGAGGAACCAGCTAAAACGTCATCCATAAACATTGAAACACAGTCCAGCCCGATCCATTTGGACAGGAGGATCAGCACCAGCAGTGCAACCGTGCTTCCTAAACGGTCCGTCAGCAACACCAAAGCCTTCATCAATATCAACGGCTCTCCTGTTAGAATCACAAGAGACAACAGTAGCCTGATGAGACCTAAACAGAGGACGGTGCAGGACCTTTTCCAGGCCAGAAGCCTGAGCTCCCCTGAGAAAGCAGCTAGCACCTCAAGTGCCACAAAAGCCGTCACGTCTTCCATAGCCTCAAACCAGCTTTCCAGAATACCAGCTCTGGGTAGTGCCTTGGACCACAAACCCTTGGGGCAGCCTTCTCTCTGTACAGACTGTACCAAAACTAACCTGTTTAACAAGAGCTCCTCTAATAACCCTGTTGGATCAAAGCCTGCTTCTGCAGGGCCACTCCTATCTAAATACTTCGGCAGCCCCAAGAATTCCACAGCCGGAACACCAGGTTCCAGTGTGAAGCCAGAAAGCAGCTCTAGCTCTCTGACTGCCAACTCAAAACACTTTGGAAGCCCCGTAAAGCTTGGTTCACATGTTCCAGCCTCAACGTCCAGACCCTTTGGAAGCCCTCACAAGTCGGGCACGGCTGCTCCCGGAGGGAGGAAAAGATTGCGGGACGATCGTAATTCTGCGCACATATTTGATTTCTTTCAGCGAGAAGTCAGGCAATCATCTGCTTCTGCCTCCTCAAGCGAGCGGAGAGAAGAGGGAAGGTCTGCTGCTGGGACAGCAGGTAGCGCCCCCCACAGCTCTTCAGCTCCCTCCGCTGTCGCTGTGCACTGCCCCGTGTGCCAGAGCCAAGTGCTCGAGTCGCAAATCAACGAGCATTTAGATTCCTGCCTTAAGTGA